The proteins below come from a single Mesobacillus jeotgali genomic window:
- a CDS encoding DedA family protein: MEKWLIGIMEEFGYAGVMFLIALENIFPPIPSEVILTFAGFMTASTDLSITGVILSSTVGSLLGAVLLYGLGLQMGVEKLERIVDKWGHLLRVTKKDIHKADSWFDRYGAWTVLFCRVIPLIRSLISIPAGISEMKFRTFLLFTTIGTLIWNSVLVYLGATVGASWEEIVKYIDVYSKFIYIILGLISVSLLFVLIFRKRVL; encoded by the coding sequence ATGGAAAAATGGTTAATTGGGATAATGGAGGAATTTGGCTATGCGGGGGTTATGTTTTTGATTGCACTTGAAAACATCTTTCCTCCCATACCATCCGAAGTTATTTTAACTTTTGCTGGATTTATGACTGCTTCAACGGACCTTAGCATTACAGGCGTTATCCTTTCTTCCACCGTGGGCTCACTGTTGGGGGCTGTATTGCTTTATGGACTAGGGCTGCAGATGGGTGTGGAAAAGCTGGAGAGAATTGTTGATAAATGGGGGCATCTTCTCCGTGTAACGAAAAAGGATATTCACAAGGCGGATTCCTGGTTTGATCGTTATGGAGCATGGACCGTTTTATTTTGCCGAGTTATTCCATTAATTCGAAGTCTGATCTCTATCCCAGCTGGTATATCAGAGATGAAGTTTAGAACATTCCTGCTGTTTACAACAATTGGTACGTTGATCTGGAATTCAGTTCTTGTTTACTTAGGTGCAACTGTCGGAGCTTCGTGGGAAGAGATTGTTAAGTATATAGATGTTTACTCTAAATTTATATATATAATTCTGGGACTGATCTCAGTCAGCCTGTTATTTGTGTTGATTTTTAGGAAGAGGGTATTATAG
- a CDS encoding c-type cytochrome, with translation MRNVKWLSFLIIALVFVFAACNNDNATKDPEEAQSKNTEGNTNQQADDSNKKEENQTDGEIAYDPPSMEDLDPENPMTEYIEYGQKVFHETDTVLDDYVGNKLSCSSCHADAGLARSSSMVGVTTQFPQYRPREGVVFTLEDRINGCMVRSMNGKMIAEDSKEMRAMMSYLTYISNGIEVGAELPWRMLNTMKEIPLPSIANGEKLYTEKSCIACHGQNGEGKGANIGPALWGDNSFNDGAGMNRMSKIAGYIQNNMPPNGGTLTDQEAADLAAYILSHERPVWGGHDKDWPKGGRPTDIITKDRREKIREGTFDWTEIDNVVQPD, from the coding sequence ATGCGGAATGTAAAATGGTTAAGCTTCTTAATAATCGCTCTGGTTTTTGTTTTCGCAGCTTGCAATAATGACAATGCCACTAAAGACCCGGAAGAAGCGCAAAGCAAGAATACGGAGGGCAATACGAATCAGCAGGCAGATGACAGCAATAAGAAGGAAGAGAACCAGACGGATGGTGAAATTGCCTATGACCCTCCCTCAATGGAGGACCTGGATCCAGAAAATCCGATGACTGAGTATATCGAATATGGACAGAAGGTTTTCCATGAAACGGACACCGTTCTAGATGATTACGTGGGGAACAAGCTATCTTGTTCAAGCTGTCATGCGGATGCCGGTCTTGCCCGTTCCTCGTCGATGGTGGGGGTGACGACCCAATTCCCTCAATATCGTCCCAGGGAGGGTGTCGTTTTTACACTGGAAGATCGAATTAACGGATGTATGGTGCGCAGCATGAATGGCAAAATGATTGCTGAAGACAGTAAGGAAATGCGGGCGATGATGTCCTACCTGACTTATATTTCTAATGGCATTGAAGTAGGGGCGGAGCTACCTTGGCGAATGTTGAACACGATGAAGGAAATACCTCTGCCAAGTATTGCGAATGGCGAAAAGCTATATACCGAAAAAAGCTGCATTGCATGCCACGGACAAAATGGTGAAGGAAAAGGCGCCAATATCGGACCAGCACTATGGGGGGACAACTCCTTTAATGATGGTGCAGGAATGAACCGGATGTCAAAAATAGCCGGGTACATCCAGAACAACATGCCGCCAAACGGAGGGACTCTAACCGATCAGGAAGCAGCAGACCTCGCAGCCTATATCCTGTCCCATGAGCGTCCAGTATGGGGAGGACATGATAAAGACTGGCCAAAAGGCGGACGTCCGACAGATATTATTACCAAAGATCGACGTGAAAAAATTCGTGAAGGGACATTCGATTGGACTGAGATTGATAATGTCGTTCAGCCGGATTAA